DNA sequence from the Streptomyces canus genome:
CCTGGTCACCAATGACCCCTCTCTCGGATGGGGGTCCCCCCGCTCGAGCAAATTCGAGAGTGGGGGAGGATCTCCCCTCGGACTGATCCAGGACGCGGCCGTCGTCATCGAGGGCGACCGCGTCGTGTGGACCGGTGATCAAAGCAAAGCACCCGCCACTGACAACCGGGTCGACGCGGGCGGGCGGGCGGTCCTGCCCGGCTTCGTCGACTCCCACAGCCACCTCGTCTTCGCGGGCGACCGCACCCAGGAGTTCAACGCCCGCATGTCAGGGCGGGCCTACAGCGCGGGCGGCATCCGGACGACGGTCGCCGCGACCCGCGCGGCCACGGACGCCGAACTGGAGGCGGGCCTCACCCGCTACCTGGCCGAGGCCCTGCGCCAGGGCACGACGACCTTCGAGACCAAGTCCGGTTACGGCCTGACGGTCGAGGACGAGGCGAGGGCCCTGCGCATCGCCGCCGCCCACACCGACGAGGTCACCTATCTCGGTGCCCACATCGTGTCGCCGGACTACGCGGACGACCCGGCGGGCTACGTCTCGCTCGTCACCGGCGAGATGCTCGACGCCTGCGCCCCGTACGCCCGCTGGATCGACGTCTTCTGCGAGAAGGGCGCCTTCGACGGAGACCAGGCCCGCGCGATCCTCACGGCGGGCAGGGCGAAGGGCCTGCACCCCCGCATCCACGCCAACCAGCTCTCCTACGGCCCCGGCGTACAGCTGGCCGTCGAGCTGGACGCGGCCAGCGCCGACCACTGCACCCACCTCACCGCCGAGGACGTGGACGCCCTGGCGAACAGCCGTACGGTCGCCACGCTCCTCCCCGGCGCGGAGTTCTCCACGCGCGCCGAGTGGCCCAACGCCCGGCGCCTCCTGGACGCGGGCGTCACCGTCGCCCTGTCCACGGACTGCAATCCGGGCTCCTCCTTCACCTCCTCGGTGCCCTTCTGCATCGCCCTCGCGGTACGCGACATGCGGATGACCCCGGACGAGGCCGTCTGGTCGGCCACGGCGGGCGGAGCGGCCGCTCTGCGCCGCGAGGACATCGGCCGTCTCACCCCGGGCGCCCAGGCCGACCTGATCCTCCTGGACGCGCCGAGCCACGTACACCTGGCGTACCGGCCGGGGGTGCCGCTGGTCAGCGGGGTGTGGCGGCGCGGCACACGCGTGGCCTGAGCCGGCCGCACGCGCCGGCCGCGACGATCACGTCGAACCCGCCCGCCACCGCTGCTCCGCACCCCCGGTCAGCGGCTCCAGCGAGACACCGTCCCCGCCCCCGGGTGTCATCCCGGTCGCGATGGCGATCGCCGGGCGGATCACCCCGTCGGGGTCGACCGTGAAGCGGAGGTTGTCGCTGTTGTCGCCCTCGACCGAGTCGCAGGACCAGATGCCGAGGCCCTTGTCGACGTCACCGCGGCTGTCGAGGCAGAAGTCGGGGTCGGCGGCGGACTGGAGGACGCCCCGGTCGGAGTCGACGCGCCAGCGCTGGGAGCGGTCCGAGGAGCAGGGGGCGGTGACGACGTCCGTGCCGTTGCCGAAGTCGCCGGCGACGTCCAGGCAGCGGGCCGTGGAGACGTTGACCACCTGGGCGTAGGAGGCGCCCGGCGGGCGGAACGGAGGCGGGCTCGTCCTCCGGGGCGGTGCCGAAGTCCTTGTCGCGGAAGGGGAAGCGGAGGGGGACGGCGGCCTGCTGGTCGAGGAGGGCGAGGGCGAGACCGTCGTCGTCACCGTCACCTGCGGCGGGCCGGGTAGCGCCCCGCCCGCTGAAGCCGAGGCGGAGGCCGAAGCGCCCGCCGGAGAGCCACCTCCCCGTGACACCAGGAACAGCAACAGCGGCGCGAGAGCCACCCCGAGCGCCGCCGAGGCCAGGACGAGCCGGCGCGGGCGTGGCCAGGTGCCGGACGGCGTGCGGGACCCCGTCCGCGGTCGCGCCTCCGGCTCGGCCGTGCTCCGCCCCACGTACGCCGTCCCGCCCCACGGCAGCAGTCCCTCCGCCAGGGCCGACCGCGGAGTATCCCGCAACGCGCACAGTTCCTCGTGGGCCGCCGCGCAGTGCGGGCAGCGGACCATGTGGGCGTGCAGATCGGTGCTGGTGCGGGGACTGTCCGGACGTACCGACTCCTCGATGAGGCGGCGGAAGTCCGCGCAGCGGGAGTCGTCCGAGGCGGCGAGGCGCAGTCTCAGACATGTCCGGGCCAGGGACTGCAGGGCCCCCTCCGTGCCGTAGACCACGTCCTCGCGGGTCAGGCCCAGGTGGCCGGCGGTGCGGGCTTCCGGCTCGGCCTCCACCAGGCCGTACCAGACGAGGCCCTGGGTGCGGGCCGGCAGGGACTCGAAGGCGGTGAGCATGGGCGGCACCGGGCCGCCGGGCCCCGCCGTGTTCAGGAGCAGCAGGACGCTCGGGTCCAGGCCCGCCGCCCGCTGGTCCCCGGCCCACGCCGCCGCCGACCGGGCCGTCAGCAGCAGGAGCCGGTGGCGCCAGGGGACGCCGGGGTCGACCCCGCGGGCCGTCTCCCGGGCGGCGAGGGTGAAGGTCTGCGCGGCCAGCTGCCGCGCGGCGCTCTCACCGGCCGTGCAGAGGCCGGCGTAGGCCAGGACCGAGGGCTGGTGGCGGGCGCGGAGCTCCAGCAGGGCCGCGTACGCCGTGACCGTGTCGGCGCGCAGCAGCTCCGTGAGCCGGGCGTCGGACGCCCCGTCGGGGCGAGTCATGCGCACCCTCCTCCTGACGTACCGGCCAGTCTGTGAGGGACCATAGTGAGGGAAGTGAACCGTTGGGGAAAGGGTTTCTCCGAGTAACCACGAGCCACCCCGAACGCACGGTGCCCGGTGTCCGACCGGACACCGGGCACACGCGCAGGTCAGTAGTGCCGACGCGTCACTCCTCGACGGTCAGCCCCTTGCGCAGCCGTACCAGAGTCCGCGACAGCAGCCGCGAGACATGCATCTGCGAGATGCCGAGCTCGTCGCCGATCTCGGACTGGGTCATGCCCGCGACGAAGCGCAGCGAGAGGATCTGGCGGTCCCGGGAGGGCAGCTCGGCGATCAGCGGCTTCAGGGACTCGACGTACTCGATGCCCTCCAGACCGTGGTCCTCGTAACCGATCCGGTCGGCCAGCGCACCCTCGGAGTCGTCCTCCTCGGGCTGGGCGTCCAGCGAGGAGGCGGTGTACGCGTTGGACGCGGCCATGCCCTCGACGACCTCGTCCTTCGACAGTCCCAGACGCTCGGCGAGCTCGCCCACCGTCGGGGCGCGGTCGAGCTTCTGGGCCAGTTCGTCGCCGGCCTTGGCCAGGTCGAGCCGGAGCTCCTGGAGGCGGCGCGGCACCCGCACCGACCAGGACGTGTCCCGGAAGAACCGCTTGATCTCGCCCACGATGGTTGGCATCGCGAAGGTGGGGAACTCCACACCGCGGCTGAGTTCGAAGCGATCGATCGCCTTGATCAGGCCAATGGTGCCGACCTGGATGATGTCCTCCATCGGCTCACTGCGGGAGCGGAAGCGGGAGGCGGCGAACTTGACCAGGGCGAGGTTCAGTTCGACGAGCGTGTTGCGGACGTACGAATACTCGTGCGTGCCCTCCTCCAGCGACTCCAGCCGCGCGAAGAGGGTCTTGGAGAGGGCGCGCGCGTCCACGGCCCCCACCTCTTCGAAGGGTGGGATCTCCGGGAGCCCGGCGAGCACATCGTCTTCGCTGTCCTGCTCGATGGGATTCAGATGTTCCGGGGGGGATGTCGACGTCGCCTGATGGGTATGCGAGGCGTCGAGCCGGGGTGACATGATGTCCTCCATCGTTCTCGGCATAAGGCTGCCGAAGCCAGTTCGTGCACTGCGGTGTGCGGCGCCTCCAAAGCCGGCCGTGTCGAGTACGTGTCTGTACTAGCCCTACCCGGTTTCCCGACACGACCGCAAGTGTGTTCTGTGTGGTTATGTCCGTTTGTGGGTGATTGTTCGGGTGTCGGAGGGTGTGGAGAAGGCGTAGTGTTCGAGGGCGTCATCAGCAGCCACGATGTCGGGAGAGAGAGACGGCATGGACCGCGGGACGGTCGGCAGCGCACAGTCTGGCCGGCTTCTGGTTGAGGTGCGGCAAGAGGGCTCCAGCGCCGTCGTGACTCCAGCAGGTGAGTTGGATCACCACACGGCCGATTTGTTGCGTGAGCCACTCGAGGACTGCCTCGCCAAGGGGAAGAGCCGGCTTGTCGTCGACTGCACACGGCTGGAGTTCTGTGACTCCACCGGAC
Encoded proteins:
- the hutI gene encoding imidazolonepropionase; amino-acid sequence: MTPGRPPPRPAPDPAPTADQATEDAMSNATTVSPAHSASSASTLITNIAALVTNDPSLGWGSPRSSKFESGGGSPLGLIQDAAVVIEGDRVVWTGDQSKAPATDNRVDAGGRAVLPGFVDSHSHLVFAGDRTQEFNARMSGRAYSAGGIRTTVAATRAATDAELEAGLTRYLAEALRQGTTTFETKSGYGLTVEDEARALRIAAAHTDEVTYLGAHIVSPDYADDPAGYVSLVTGEMLDACAPYARWIDVFCEKGAFDGDQARAILTAGRAKGLHPRIHANQLSYGPGVQLAVELDAASADHCTHLTAEDVDALANSRTVATLLPGAEFSTRAEWPNARRLLDAGVTVALSTDCNPGSSFTSSVPFCIALAVRDMRMTPDEAVWSATAGGAAALRREDIGRLTPGAQADLILLDAPSHVHLAYRPGVPLVSGVWRRGTRVA
- a CDS encoding RICIN domain-containing protein, whose translation is MTRPDGASDARLTELLRADTVTAYAALLELRARHQPSVLAYAGLCTAGESAARQLAAQTFTLAARETARGVDPGVPWRHRLLLLTARSAAAWAGDQRAAGLDPSVLLLLNTAGPGGPVPPMLTAFESLPARTQGLVWYGLVEAEPEARTAGHLGLTREDVVYGTEGALQSLARTCLRLRLAASDDSRCADFRRLIEESVRPDSPRTSTDLHAHMVRCPHCAAAHEELCALRDTPRSALAEGLLPWGGTAYVGRSTAEPEARPRTGSRTPSGTWPRPRRLVLASAALGVALAPLLLFLVSRGGGSPAGASASASASAGGALPGPPQVTVTTTVSPSPSSTSRPPSPSASPSATRTSAPPRRTSPPPFRPPGASYAQVVNVSTARCLDVAGDFGNGTDVVTAPCSSDRSQRWRVDSDRGVLQSAADPDFCLDSRGDVDKGLGIWSCDSVEGDNSDNLRFTVDPDGVIRPAIAIATGMTPGGGDGVSLEPLTGGAEQRWRAGST
- a CDS encoding RNA polymerase sigma factor SigF, translating into MEDIMSPRLDASHTHQATSTSPPEHLNPIEQDSEDDVLAGLPEIPPFEEVGAVDARALSKTLFARLESLEEGTHEYSYVRNTLVELNLALVKFAASRFRSRSEPMEDIIQVGTIGLIKAIDRFELSRGVEFPTFAMPTIVGEIKRFFRDTSWSVRVPRRLQELRLDLAKAGDELAQKLDRAPTVGELAERLGLSKDEVVEGMAASNAYTASSLDAQPEEDDSEGALADRIGYEDHGLEGIEYVESLKPLIAELPSRDRQILSLRFVAGMTQSEIGDELGISQMHVSRLLSRTLVRLRKGLTVEE
- a CDS encoding STAS domain-containing protein produces the protein MDRGTVGSAQSGRLLVEVRQEGSSAVVTPAGELDHHTADLLREPLEDCLAKGKSRLVVDCTRLEFCDSTGLNVLLGARLKAEAAGGGVHLAGMLPVVARVFEITGADAVFTVHDTLDEALAEESGG